One Manihot esculenta cultivar AM560-2 chromosome 18, M.esculenta_v8, whole genome shotgun sequence genomic window carries:
- the LOC122722374 gene encoding protein ZW2-like: MTSPSGNFETFFNTWMNHQESLFQQLLVAIAPENAQNTELHKSLIAQIQSHYKLYYMEKMNATRDDAFVFLNPPWFSSFERTLLWLGEFKPSMIFKLIDRYLVDLTPDQRQRIEQVKYEARRQERALTETMAKIQESLASPPILNLARRHGRLIDGEVSEMEAAVEMLKMDMIAVMESADALRGWTVANVVEVLSPIEAVRFFAAAAELQLRMRRLGQRMEAERN, translated from the coding sequence ATGACGAGTCCTAGTGGGAACTTTGAGACCTTCTTCAATACATGGATGAATCACCAAGAAAGTCTGTTTCAACAGCTGCTGGTCGCAATTGCTCCAGAGAATGCTCAAAATACTGAGCTGCACAAGAGCTTGATCGCCCAAATCCAGTCGCATTACAAACTCTACTACATGGAGAAAATGAATGCAACTAGAGATGACGCATTTGTCTTCTTGAATCCTCCTTGGTTCAGCTCTTTCGAAAGGACTCTGCTCTGGCTTGGCGAATTCAAACCATCCATGATTTTCAAGCTGATTGACAGATACCTGGTGGACTTAACGCCTGATCAGCGTCAAAGAATCGAACAGGTGAAATATGAGGCTAGGAGACAGGAGAGAGCGTTGACAGAGACAATGGCGAAGATTCAAGAGAGCTTGGCGTCTCCGCCGATTTTGAACTTGGCAAGACGACATGGAAGATTGATTGATGGAGAAGTGTCGGAGATGGAAGCAGCGGTGGAGATGCTGAAGATGGATATGATAGCAGTGATGGAGAGTGCCGATGCACTTCGAGGATGGACGGTGGCGAATGTGGTGGAGGTTTTGAGTCCAATCGAGGCAGTTAGGTTTTTTGCAGCGGCTGCTGAATTGCAGTTGAGAATGAGGAGACTTGGGCAGCGCATGGAGGCAGAAAGAAACTAA
- the LOC110606115 gene encoding sucrose transport protein SUC4 isoform X3: MAIPQAESHRARAKPTVVRRVPLRQLLRVTSIAGGIQFGWALQLSLLTPYVQELGIPHAWASVIWLCGPLSGLVVQPLVGHMSDRCTSRFGRRRPFILSGACLICLAVLIIGHSADIGWLLGDRGNTRPRAIGVFVFGFWILDVANNMTQGPCRALLADLTGKDHRRTRVANAYFSLFMAVGNILGFATGAFSNWFKVFPFTVTSACNIDCANLKSAFYLDIVFMVITAYLSIKAAQESPLHLSDRFTSTTEDVSGQSSHAQEAFLWELFGTFRYFPWPVWTILLVTALNWIGWFPFLLFDTDWMGREIYGGKPNEGQNYNIGVRTGAFALMLNSVFLGITSVLMEKLCSKWGAGFIWGISNILMALCFLAMLITSYVAKHVGYLGLDLPPHGIVIAAIVIFAVLGVPLAITYSVPYALISSRIEPLGLGQGLSMGVLNLAIVIPQEAGSVLDCMNL, translated from the exons ATGGCGATCCCACAGGCGGAGTCGCACCGAGCCAGGGCTAAACCAACGGTGGTGCGCAGAGTACCGTTACGTCAACTGCTACGCGTGACTTCAATCGCCGGTGGAATACAATTCGGATGGGCTCTACAGCTCTCTCTCTTGACACCTTACGTTCAGGAGCTGGGAATTCCGCACGCGTGGGCCAGTGTGATATGGCTTTGCGGGCCATTATCTGGTCTTGTGGTGCAGCCTCTCGTTGGCCACATGAGTGACCGCTGCACCAGCCGGTTTGGCCGCCGCAGGCCGTTTATTTTAAGCGGTGCATGTTTAATTTGTTTAGCCGTTTTGATCATCGGCCACTCCGCCGATATCGGTTGGCTGTTGGGAGATAGGGGAAACACCAGGCCAAGAGCTATCGGAGTTTTCGTGTTCGGATTCTGGATTCTGGATGTGGCTAATAACATGACTCAGGGTCCTTGTAGAGCACTTCTTGCTGATCTTACTG GAAAGGATCATCGCAGGACTCGAGTGGCAAATGCTTATTTCTCACTGTTCATGGCTGTTGGTAATATTCTTGGCTTTGCCACTGGAGCGTTCAGTAATTGGTTCAAGGTTTTCCCATTTACTGTTACCTCTGCATGTAACATTGACTGTGCTAATCTCAAGTCTGCGTTCTATCTTGACATTGTTTTCATGGTAATTACTGCATATCTAAGCATCAAAGCAGCTCAAGAATCACCTCTACATTTGTCGGACAGATTCACATCCACCACTGAAGATGTGTCTGGACAGTCGAGCCATGCACAAGAGGCTTTCCTATGGGAGCTATTTGGGACGTTTAGATATTTCCCATGGCCTGTGTGGACAATATTGTTAGTTACTGCCTTAAATTGGATTGGTTGGTTTCCATTTCTTCTCTTTGATACCGATTGGATGGGTCGAGAAATATATGGTGGCAAGCCAAATGAAGGACAGAATTATAACATTGGGGTCAGGACTGGTGCTTTTGCTCTGATGTTGAATTCAGTTTTTCTTGGAATAACATCTGTGTTGATGGAGAAGCTCTGCAGTAAGTGGGGAGCTGGTTTCATATGGGGTATTTCGAACATACTTATGGCTCTTTGCTTTCTTGCAATGCTTATAACCTCCTATGTTGCAAAACACGTTGGCTATTTAGGTCTTGATCTTCCACCACATGGCATTGTAATTGCAGCAATTGTAATTTTTGCAGTTCTTGGTGTTCCACTGGCG ATCACTTATAGCGTGCCATATGCCCTGATTTCCTCGCGGATTGAACCTTTAGGACTTGGTCAAG GTTTATCAATGGGTGTTTTAAATTTGGCAATCGTGATTCCACAG GAGGCAGGCTCTGTTCTTGATTGTATGAATTTGTAA
- the LOC110606115 gene encoding sucrose transport protein SUC4 isoform X2 — protein sequence MAIPQAESHRARAKPTVVRRVPLRQLLRVTSIAGGIQFGWALQLSLLTPYVQELGIPHAWASVIWLCGPLSGLVVQPLVGHMSDRCTSRFGRRRPFILSGACLICLAVLIIGHSADIGWLLGDRGNTRPRAIGVFVFGFWILDVANNMTQGPCRALLADLTGKDHRRTRVANAYFSLFMAVGNILGFATGAFSNWFKVFPFTVTSACNIDCANLKSAFYLDIVFMVITAYLSIKAAQESPLHLSDRFTSTTEDVSGQSSHAQEAFLWELFGTFRYFPWPVWTILLVTALNWIGWFPFLLFDTDWMGREIYGGKPNEGQNYNIGVRTGAFALMLNSVFLGITSVLMEKLCSLDLPPHGIVIAAIVIFAVLGVPLAITYSVPYALISSRIEPLGLGQGLSMGVLNLAIVIPQVIVSLGSGPWDQLFGGGNSPAFAVGGLAAFAGGLIAILGIPRSGAPKPRALP from the exons ATGGCGATCCCACAGGCGGAGTCGCACCGAGCCAGGGCTAAACCAACGGTGGTGCGCAGAGTACCGTTACGTCAACTGCTACGCGTGACTTCAATCGCCGGTGGAATACAATTCGGATGGGCTCTACAGCTCTCTCTCTTGACACCTTACGTTCAGGAGCTGGGAATTCCGCACGCGTGGGCCAGTGTGATATGGCTTTGCGGGCCATTATCTGGTCTTGTGGTGCAGCCTCTCGTTGGCCACATGAGTGACCGCTGCACCAGCCGGTTTGGCCGCCGCAGGCCGTTTATTTTAAGCGGTGCATGTTTAATTTGTTTAGCCGTTTTGATCATCGGCCACTCCGCCGATATCGGTTGGCTGTTGGGAGATAGGGGAAACACCAGGCCAAGAGCTATCGGAGTTTTCGTGTTCGGATTCTGGATTCTGGATGTGGCTAATAACATGACTCAGGGTCCTTGTAGAGCACTTCTTGCTGATCTTACTG GAAAGGATCATCGCAGGACTCGAGTGGCAAATGCTTATTTCTCACTGTTCATGGCTGTTGGTAATATTCTTGGCTTTGCCACTGGAGCGTTCAGTAATTGGTTCAAGGTTTTCCCATTTACTGTTACCTCTGCATGTAACATTGACTGTGCTAATCTCAAGTCTGCGTTCTATCTTGACATTGTTTTCATGGTAATTACTGCATATCTAAGCATCAAAGCAGCTCAAGAATCACCTCTACATTTGTCGGACAGATTCACATCCACCACTGAAGATGTGTCTGGACAGTCGAGCCATGCACAAGAGGCTTTCCTATGGGAGCTATTTGGGACGTTTAGATATTTCCCATGGCCTGTGTGGACAATATTGTTAGTTACTGCCTTAAATTGGATTGGTTGGTTTCCATTTCTTCTCTTTGATACCGATTGGATGGGTCGAGAAATATATGGTGGCAAGCCAAATGAAGGACAGAATTATAACATTGGGGTCAGGACTGGTGCTTTTGCTCTGATGTTGAATTCAGTTTTTCTTGGAATAACATCTGTGTTGATGGAGAAGCTCTGCA GTCTTGATCTTCCACCACATGGCATTGTAATTGCAGCAATTGTAATTTTTGCAGTTCTTGGTGTTCCACTGGCG ATCACTTATAGCGTGCCATATGCCCTGATTTCCTCGCGGATTGAACCTTTAGGACTTGGTCAAG GTTTATCAATGGGTGTTTTAAATTTGGCAATCGTGATTCCACAG GTGATTGTGTCCCTTGGAAGTGGACCATGGGATCAGCTATTTGGCGGTGGAAACTCACCAGCCTTTGCGGTTGGAGGTCTGGCAGCCTTTGCTGGTGGACTCATAGCCATTTTGGGTATTCCTCGGTCTGGTGCTCCAAAGCCCAGGGCTCTCCCATGA
- the LOC110606115 gene encoding sucrose transport protein SUC4 isoform X1, with protein sequence MAIPQAESHRARAKPTVVRRVPLRQLLRVTSIAGGIQFGWALQLSLLTPYVQELGIPHAWASVIWLCGPLSGLVVQPLVGHMSDRCTSRFGRRRPFILSGACLICLAVLIIGHSADIGWLLGDRGNTRPRAIGVFVFGFWILDVANNMTQGPCRALLADLTGKDHRRTRVANAYFSLFMAVGNILGFATGAFSNWFKVFPFTVTSACNIDCANLKSAFYLDIVFMVITAYLSIKAAQESPLHLSDRFTSTTEDVSGQSSHAQEAFLWELFGTFRYFPWPVWTILLVTALNWIGWFPFLLFDTDWMGREIYGGKPNEGQNYNIGVRTGAFALMLNSVFLGITSVLMEKLCSKWGAGFIWGISNILMALCFLAMLITSYVAKHVGYLGLDLPPHGIVIAAIVIFAVLGVPLAITYSVPYALISSRIEPLGLGQGLSMGVLNLAIVIPQVIVSLGSGPWDQLFGGGNSPAFAVGGLAAFAGGLIAILGIPRSGAPKPRALP encoded by the exons ATGGCGATCCCACAGGCGGAGTCGCACCGAGCCAGGGCTAAACCAACGGTGGTGCGCAGAGTACCGTTACGTCAACTGCTACGCGTGACTTCAATCGCCGGTGGAATACAATTCGGATGGGCTCTACAGCTCTCTCTCTTGACACCTTACGTTCAGGAGCTGGGAATTCCGCACGCGTGGGCCAGTGTGATATGGCTTTGCGGGCCATTATCTGGTCTTGTGGTGCAGCCTCTCGTTGGCCACATGAGTGACCGCTGCACCAGCCGGTTTGGCCGCCGCAGGCCGTTTATTTTAAGCGGTGCATGTTTAATTTGTTTAGCCGTTTTGATCATCGGCCACTCCGCCGATATCGGTTGGCTGTTGGGAGATAGGGGAAACACCAGGCCAAGAGCTATCGGAGTTTTCGTGTTCGGATTCTGGATTCTGGATGTGGCTAATAACATGACTCAGGGTCCTTGTAGAGCACTTCTTGCTGATCTTACTG GAAAGGATCATCGCAGGACTCGAGTGGCAAATGCTTATTTCTCACTGTTCATGGCTGTTGGTAATATTCTTGGCTTTGCCACTGGAGCGTTCAGTAATTGGTTCAAGGTTTTCCCATTTACTGTTACCTCTGCATGTAACATTGACTGTGCTAATCTCAAGTCTGCGTTCTATCTTGACATTGTTTTCATGGTAATTACTGCATATCTAAGCATCAAAGCAGCTCAAGAATCACCTCTACATTTGTCGGACAGATTCACATCCACCACTGAAGATGTGTCTGGACAGTCGAGCCATGCACAAGAGGCTTTCCTATGGGAGCTATTTGGGACGTTTAGATATTTCCCATGGCCTGTGTGGACAATATTGTTAGTTACTGCCTTAAATTGGATTGGTTGGTTTCCATTTCTTCTCTTTGATACCGATTGGATGGGTCGAGAAATATATGGTGGCAAGCCAAATGAAGGACAGAATTATAACATTGGGGTCAGGACTGGTGCTTTTGCTCTGATGTTGAATTCAGTTTTTCTTGGAATAACATCTGTGTTGATGGAGAAGCTCTGCAGTAAGTGGGGAGCTGGTTTCATATGGGGTATTTCGAACATACTTATGGCTCTTTGCTTTCTTGCAATGCTTATAACCTCCTATGTTGCAAAACACGTTGGCTATTTAGGTCTTGATCTTCCACCACATGGCATTGTAATTGCAGCAATTGTAATTTTTGCAGTTCTTGGTGTTCCACTGGCG ATCACTTATAGCGTGCCATATGCCCTGATTTCCTCGCGGATTGAACCTTTAGGACTTGGTCAAG GTTTATCAATGGGTGTTTTAAATTTGGCAATCGTGATTCCACAG GTGATTGTGTCCCTTGGAAGTGGACCATGGGATCAGCTATTTGGCGGTGGAAACTCACCAGCCTTTGCGGTTGGAGGTCTGGCAGCCTTTGCTGGTGGACTCATAGCCATTTTGGGTATTCCTCGGTCTGGTGCTCCAAAGCCCAGGGCTCTCCCATGA
- the LOC110606051 gene encoding protein DETOXIFICATION 48, whose amino-acid sequence MCNPKPSSPSSFLCPKTTCFAKSNKTMDLCNDDEEELHRWPTLSEVLEEIKAIGKISGPTVLTGLILYSRAMISMLFLGYLGELELAGGSLSIGFANITGYSVISGLAMGMEPICGQAYGAKQWKLLGLTLQRTVLLLLSTSVPISFMWLNMKRILLWCGQDQEISSVAHTFILFSIPDLFFLSLLHPLRIYLRTQSITLPLTYCSAISVLLHVPLNFLLVVHFKMGIAGVAIAMVWTNLNVFIFLFSFVYFSGVYKDSWVSPSMDCLRGWSSLLSLAVPTCVSVCLEWWWYEFMIMLCGLLVNPRSTIASMGILIQTTSLVYVFPSSLSLGVSTRVGNELGANRPAKARISMIVSLVCAFVLGLLAMLFTSLMRHQWGRFFTSDAEILELTAVALPIAGLCELGNCPQTTGCGVLRGSARPTIGANINLGSFYLVGMPVAILMGFVAKMGFAGLWLGLLAAQASCAILMLYVLCRTDWMAQAERAKELTKTSSATSNNTSILPISSSSPPSNPENKIKPQLEEILSIDHELVKSSSLETDPLLSTKRTVH is encoded by the exons ATGTGCAACCCAAAACCATCTTCTCCATCCTCGTTTCTTTGTCCCAAGACAACCTGTTTCGCTAAATCCAACAAAACAATGGATCTTTGTAATGACGATGAAGAGGAACTACATAGATGGCCAACTCTTTCTGAG GTGTTAGAAGAAATCAAAGCCATAGGGAAAATTTCAGGTCCTACAGTACTTACAGGTCTTATTCTTTATTCAAGAGCCATGATCTCCATGCTTTTTCTTGGTTATCTTGGGGAACTTGAGCTTGCTGGTGGCTCTCTCTCCATTGGTTTTGCAAATATCACTGGATACTCTGTTATCTCTGGACTTGCTATGGGAATGGAGCCCATTTGTGGACAAGCTTATGGTGCTAAACAATGGAAGCTTCTTGGCTTAACTCTTCAAAGAactgttcttcttcttctctccacCTCTGTGCCCATCTCTTTCATGTGGCTGAACATGAAGAGAATTCTTCTATGGTGTGGTCAAGACCAAGAAATATCTTCAGTGGCTCATACTTTCATTCTTTTTTCCATCCCTGatctcttcttcctttctctcCTCCATCCACTTCGCATCTATCTTAGGACTCAAAGCATCACGTTACCATTAACTTACTGTTCAGCCATCTCTGTTCTCCTTCATGTCCCTCTGAACTTCCTCCTTGTTGTCCATTTCAAAATGGGTATTGCAGGAGTAGCCATAGCCATGGTTTGGACTAATCTCAATGtctttatctttcttttttcctttgtcTACTTCTCTGGTGTATATAAAGATTCCTGGGTTTCTCCGAGCATGGATTGCCTCAGAGGATGGTCATCTTTGCTTTCTCTTGCAGTGCCAACTTGTGTTTCAGTTTGCTTAGAGTGGTGGTGGTATGAATTTATGATAATGCTATGTGGTCTTCTTGTTAACCCAAGATCCACCATAGCTTCAATGGGTATCCTTATTCAGACAACCTCTTTGGTGTACGTTTTCCCATCATCTCTAAGCCTTGGAGTCTCAACCAGAGTTGGGAATGAGCTAGGGGCTAACCGGCCAGCGAAAGCTCGCATTTCCATGATTGTTTCTTTGGTATGTGCATTTGTTTTGGGGCTGCTGGCTATGCTATTCACATCATTGATGAGGCATCAATGGGGCAGATTTTTCACCAGCGATGCAGAGATTCTGGAGCTTACTGCAGTAGCATTGCCAATTGCAGGGCTTTGCGAGCTGGGAAATTGCCCACAAACAACAGGTTGTGGAGTTCTAAGAGGAAGTGCTAGGCCTACCATTGGAGCTAATATCAACCTGGGTTCATTTTACTTGGTTGGAATGCCCGTGGCAATCTTGATGGGGTTCGTAGCTAAAATGGGATTTGCAGGGCTGTGGCTCGGGTTGCTTGCAGCTCAAGCTTCATGTGCGATCCTCATGCTATATGTGTTATGCAGAACAGATTGGATGGCTCAAGCAGAGAGGGCTAAAGAACTTACAAAAACTTCTTCTGCAACATCTAATAACACTTCAATCTTACcaatatcatcatcatcaccacCATCAAACCCAGAGAACAAGATTAAGCCTCAGCTTGAAGAGATCCTGAGCATTGATCACGAGCTTGTGAAGTCAAGTTCACTTGAAACAGACCCTCTGTTATCTACAAAAAGAACTGTGCATTGA